Proteins encoded in a region of the Nicotiana tomentosiformis chromosome 9, ASM39032v3, whole genome shotgun sequence genome:
- the LOC138898664 gene encoding uncharacterized protein: MKPQVLAALILGKPSILYIVAQERSIGALLAQENSEGKEKSLYYLNRMMTPNELNYSPIEKMCLALVFSIQKLKLYFQAHVVRLVSKENLIKFEISKPVLSDRLTRWYLQFQQFKIVGAGTGVVFVTSQGEVLSYSFTLTQLCSNNVAEYQAVILGLEMVVNMNQEEWRQPIIDYLSYGILQENPRRRTGIRRRAPHFLYYKDTLYKSFEGVLLRCLREDEALQAFPEAHSGPLQKSSGGHLYILATTDYFLKLAEDVALKEEKKENVAGFIRVNIIYRFGIPRYIITDNGKPFDNRLMNKICDLFSFKQHNSLMYDVPPMV, translated from the exons ATGAAGCCTCAAGTTTTAGCAGCTCTTATACTTGGAAAGCCATCGATACTATACATTGTGGCACAAGAAAGGTCTATTGGAGCactgttggcccaagaaaatagtgaagggAAAGAAAAATCTCTTTACTACTTGAataggatgatgacaccaaacgaactgaattattcgccaattgaaaagatgtgtttggcgctagtcttctcaattcaaaagcTGAAGctctactttcaagctcatgttgttCGTCTTGTTTCTAAAGAGAATCTCATCAAGTTCGAGATATCAAAACCTGTTCTTAGTGATCGACTTACGAGATGGTacctccaatttcaacaattcaAGATTGT AGGAGCCGGTACTGgcgtagtatttgtcacttctcaagggGAGGTTCTGTCCTACTCCTTTACGCTGACACAACTATGCTCCAACAATGTTGCTGAATATCAAGCAgtaatacttgggcttgaaatggttgTCAATATGAATCAG GAAGAATGGAGACAACCTATTATTGATTACTTGAGCTATGGGATACTTCAAGAAAATCCGAGGAGAAGGACTGGAATCCGCCGTCGTGCACCTCATTTCCTTTACTACAAGGATACTCTATACAAATCATTtgagggagtactcttgcgatgcttaAGGGAAgatgaagcactccaagcttttCCAGAAGCACATTCTGG ACCACTGCAAAAGTCCTCTggtgggcacctatacatcttggctACAACTGACTACTTCTTAAAATTGGCTGAAGATGTTGCTCTTAAggaagaaaagaaggaaaatgttgcagGTTTCATTcgagtaaacataatctatcgctttggcattcctcgttacataataacggataatggcaagccattcgacaataggttgatgaacaagatatGTGATCTCTTTAGCTTCAAGCAACATAACTCTTTGATGTACGATGtgccgccaatggtctag
- the LOC138898665 gene encoding uncharacterized protein, with product MEETLWAYRTTHCTPPQVTLYCLVYEVEAVFPLEREIPSLRLAIEEGIINEENAQLRLAELEALDEKRLEAQQSLEYYQARLSHAFNKRVRPRSFQVEDQVLAIRRPIITSHKPVGKFTSKWDGSYVVQKYYSSGAYKLVDAYGIGPINGKFLKKYYP from the coding sequence ATGGAAGAAACTTTGTGGGCATATAGGACAACTCACTGCACGCCACCACAAGTGACCCTCTATTGTCTTGTCTATGAAGTTGAAGCTGTTTTTCCACTTGAGCGtgaaataccttcattacgattAGCTATTGAAGAAGGGATCATTAATGAAGAAAATGCTCAGcttcgattagcagagttggaggctcttgatgaaaagcggttggaagctcaacaaagtcttgAATATTATCAAGCTCGATTATCTCacgccttcaataaaagagtacgcccgagatcctttcaagtagaagatcaagtccttgccatacgaagacccattattacttcccataaacctgtagggaagttcacttcaaaatgggatgggtcATATGTCGTACAAAAATATtactcaagtggggcttacaagctggTTGATGCATATGGCATCGGCCCTATAAatggcaagtttttgaaaaagtattatccttga